The DNA sequence aatttttaaaaagttcaaaattttaatctcaaattttagattttaattttcttattttttaattaagacattttatttttcatttttaaaaaatttaggattttagtcttctattttataatagaaatatttcttcttccaatttgagaaaatttacaattttaatttttatagttaatttcAGATGTTgatctatatattttgtaaatgtTGACtgatatgtattatttttttagggtgACACATGTCTATttattattcacatgaaaaaaattattattattaaattactaACAAgcttaattcattaaaaaaattaaaaaatatatagtaagtatgaaattgacaaaaaagattaaaattacatattttttaaaagtgaaaaataaaatatctcaattaaaaattaaagagactaaaatcattaattttttaaaattaagggacaaaatgtctcaattaaaaataaaaggactaacatcacaaattttaaaaaataggatactaaaatatgttaaattcatttttcatctctgcactttaatgtatttttcattttcctccttgcaatttttttcttcatttttgtctttgtaaaatgtatttttatgtttttcttccttaaaatactttaaatatcatttttttacagttaaaagtattatctaaaatgttttaagggtgaaagaaaaaaaaacacattttataaagattaaaacataaaaaaattgtaaggatgaaaatgaataaaacaCTAAATTACATGACGAAAAATGTACTTAAgtccataaaataataaaaaaaaagtttgatggCTATGTACACTCCAATATACTTCCTTTTGTCTTgtttataagaagaaaaaaatactttataattattaaaaaattaattaatttcattaaattatgtcatttttaattaaaaataaatattttttttctaaaatatctttCAATGGAACTTGAtatcaacatatatatttttttggtttcattAAATGAAGAGTATTTTAGAAAgaatctcattaaataagacatagttaattaaaatttgtttatatttgagataaaaaaataagagacttTTGTTACTTATATTTAGTAGCAAagggaataatattttttaccttcttaatagtaataattactgtattttttgtaacaaaaatattaataagtattaatatgatttttaaaataattactataaaagttaaaaaagatatttatggattatttttcttatataatttgatatgataataaatttatggaatatttttattattatggaaaattttatttattaattattaatcactaatcataattattaattactaattttaattattgatgaacATCTTAtccaaattataaatttcatataaataaaataaaaaacaaccaTAGCTGTGCCAAAGAATTAATCAAGActtactaattttaattaacatgaacaatacaaaaaaatatcattaaattaacattaattcATTCAATGTACATTTTTCTAGTGTTTTATGATATATAAGTTGAATTCCATTTTTAATCAGTGTGATGATAACACAAGTAATAATgtagtatttaatttaatttattaatatcttcaattattctatattttttttatcagcgatataatatttatataaatattctatatataatttattgagGTAATTATAATAATACCCCTTTGATTTCTACGAATTGTGCCTGATATGCTCAGTTAGTGGTAGAGTCATTAAGGACGTCACAAACAAGGTGTGTAGAAGTAAAGTCAAATAATGGAGGGTATCCATCACAATtcgaaaaaaatagaagatagagtGTAATTTACTTGTTGAATAAAGATATGGAAGAAATCCATATCGTAAACGTGCTGTCCAAAATCACGATAAAACTCGAAAGCGGTCCATCTTGAATTGATCAATCACAAACCATCATTCATCTCCAATTTACAAACTCATTTGATAGCAAACAAAATTAGTTTGAGACGTGACATTGTCATTATCCTCAAAGACTTATCCACATGATACACAAGTCTCTCAAGATATAACATGTTCTTTCTGCGGTAATTTGAGACAACAGaactaactaattttttagtGAAACTAACCCAAGAATTTGCAGAAGTAAGGATATAAAAGGGACGAGACTCTGTAAAAACCTTCTCCaatgtatatttataataatgaagAAGTGTTTCGAAAAACACAAAAGACCAAATCAAAAGGTAAGGTGAGACCTAGTCTAAATGAgcaagtcaattttttttttttttaggataagcactaaattaatttaaaaatattttctatatttaattaCATGGAAATGTTAGCCTTATGaaatatcaaaaaaatatataacagttTACACCACAAAATACATGGTTAGCAAGTATTTTCTTCTGTCTTTATCGTCCCTAGATTTTGTAATTGAATTGTTAGAATAAACCTATAAATGATTCAATGAAAGAGAATCACAAAACTTCCCTTTTCATATATAAGTGATGTGCATTCAGagaaaatgaataaacaaaaaagacaaatacaCAAACAGGTTTTTGGTAACTCCATGGTCATATCTTTTGAAGAAAGAACACGTTGCTAGTGGTACCCACTGTTGAGGATTTGAATTGTAAACCGTTTAGGTATAGTGTCTATTGTAGGGATTTTGTAATTCCAAACCATCAATATTTGTTTCGTATTCTTCAAGCATGAAAAACCCTAAACCCTGGACAAAAGCTCTATCAATCTGCAGGATACAATTATattgttaagaaggataaaCATTATTCATGGTGGAATAACTGAACCATAGTTTTACATTGTAACAGACCATAGACATTCTAGGACCTCCTACTAATATCTCAGACATTTTCGCTGAGTTGGTTCTTAACAAGATATTTTTAGCATAAGGAATTGAAGCCCCTTTGGTTGATAACAAGGCTTATCAAGCTCTGATATCTTGGTTCTTAACAAGATATCAGACTTAGAGCCCATTTGGCAAAGTGATCAGGAGTTGATTCTTGCCTTTTCCACTCggaatattaaatttaagagTACGTACATTACACTAACTAACCTTGAGTTTTCGTGAAATTGCACACACTCCCTAGAGGCTACCTATCCATTTAGGATAGACTCTAATACCATGTTAGAAAGTGGGTTTGAGCTTTAACTAAACCTTCTGACTTACAAGGTGAGGATTGCTCTCcacttatataatttatctcgacattattttatttgatatgagaCTTCAACATGTCTCATTTTTCTCATGACTACTCGTCATGTGAGACTTTCAATACACCTTTCTATCTAGGTGTGATCACAAATAGAAACTTTCAATACACTACTTTATCCAGGTATAACCACAAATAGACAACATAAAGAGAAACTGATGGAATTAGAGTGTAATTTGCTCTAACTTTAAATTATAGCATAGGTAAAAATGTGTCAGTTCTTTGTCCTTTTTTTACCCTCAGAGTGCCTTGATGTTAGGGGATGTGTTAATAAAAAACTATTCTTGGGCCCAACTCTTGTATAGTTGTATTATTCCTTGGTTAGGGCTGAGATTGCATCGCAAATAAGTAGTCAGCTTACCTGTCCTAAATCCACAGCAGGGTTTAGACTCTGTCCACAATCATAAATAATATCTGTTTGCAGAAATCTGGTTTCTCCATTCAGAAGATCTATTTCGACCTGAGAAATAATTCCCATTGTTTAGCATGCCAATATAAGATAAGTCAGTTACTTCAGTAGCATGGCTTGTCTGAAAATAAGACATAAGCActtaagattcaagaaaagtAACTACCAGTGCACTTAACATACCATTTTAATTTGAGATATgcatagaaaacaaaaactcaAACCAACTTACCTCACTTACTGCAGCACCATAGTTAAGGTAACTCGAGGAGTCATTACTGGGTACATAAAATGAAGATGCTGATAAGTTCACAGCTTGCATGTATGCCTGTATGTTAATAAATTGTCAGCGACATGGTAATTGAatattttcctaattaaaaagGAGTTAATTATGATCCCATAAATTGTGAGAATGCCTAAGTGCCAATGTGCCATCTTCCATACCACGTACTACAATTACATATACTAATACTAATATACATGCATCATTGTAAACCTTTCAGTGGTAACGTCAGTAGTGAAATACAATCATAAAGAGAACTGGTTTTATCTTCAGGGAACTTCCTCCCACAATCATGAAGATAACTCTTTGAGAGGAAAATCTATCAATGTTCAAAATTTagcttttactttatttatagtAGCTAGCTACCTGAAGAATAAGAGTCTCCCACTTGATAGAGTCCATTTCCTCCTGCAGCTTTTCCTTAAGAGGCTTTAGCCTCTTTACCAAGACATTACAGGAAAGCCTAACTGCTTCACAGCTTGACTCTGATGTAGTGCTCCCAGCAGTGAAGCCTCCTTGAATCAAGCTCACCGTATCAGATTGTACAACCCATATTTTGTCCAAGAGACCTTCAGTTCCATCACATTGAATAGCACCGAGAGCATACACGCAGCCATCTGTTTCACCTTTGTCCAAAGACCTTGACCCACTTCAATTCCTCCAGGAGTTGGTCTTAGAGTCAATTGAATCACAACAGGTGTTAATCCTGTTGAACTCTTGCACCATTTTGTTTCTCTGGTCATAGTTGGAAGAAACAGCTAACTTACTCCATATTGAAGGCAAGGTATACTCGTAAGGTTCGCCATGATAGTACTCAGAGAATGACTGAAGAAGACTTTTGTATGTGTGAAGATTAATGCTTCTGACAGAATCTACATCCATTGAAAGTGTAGCTGCAACATTTTCTATAATAGCTTCAGCAGTAAATGATCCCTGCACCTCCCCAGGGCCCCTCATTGAAGATCTACTAGGATGGTTTGTTCTTCATACCTTTATATCAAAAGATAGTGCACCCCAGTCATACTTTTTAAGTGCGCAAACTATATTATGTGGCATAATTGCACTTATATCCACATATATCCCTGCATTGAACAATATCTGAAGGTCTAGTGCAGTAATCTTACCATCATTCCTAATCCCAACACTGTAAGTTTTCTTCATGGGGTACCTTCCTCCGGCCATTATCATATCCGTCTTTCGATTTTGATACATCCTAACTGGGTGCTGTAATTTCTTTGCTGCCAGTGCACATGATGTGGCAACCTTCAAGATCCAATTGTTAGTATTATAGACACACATGCATACATAACATATATAACTTCTCTACTACTCAATCTTTTCTGCAATCTTACTGGATTGAgtagaaaaaggaagaagataaAGCACATAATATTTTGAAGAAGGAAATAAAAAGacagaagtaaaaaaaataaaaaaaattctaattccaGTCTTGCCGTTAACAATATATTATATCATGCAGCATATAATGGATATAGCCAAAAACTAAACTTGTTGGTGTCTTCTCCAGTTCCATAGTTCATGTTATTTCAGTTTTGAGCAACAGAAGATAACTTTGAATTCTCATAATTGATTAATGTGTTCGAGTCTGCGTTCAGTAATAATTCAACAAATATACTTTATTGATTCCTTGCTACTTTCTCACGCACCTTTCCACGCTTCTCTATGCACTTCTGCATGTTCATTGCTTATTAACTGCTACTCTTTTCGTCTCATAATAATCTtctagaataaataaatttattcttttttaattcttaaatttttaaaaaaatgtttctcataattcttttatcaattatacatttacttattttctaatctttaattaatttacatatatgTTTACTGGGaagtgtaaagaaaaaaaagagtaaaataaaaaattctataactattttattaaatattccatttttttttattattgaaacgGGAGTACTCATCTTCACTATCTCAGTTTCatcacatctttttttttataatattttttatatccttCTCCTGAGTcccgacaaaaaaaaaaaacaggtatAAGTTAATCATCTTTCTATTTTAGATGCATTGACCGTGCATGCACAAGCACTATCTTTGAAACCGGATCTCTTGGAATTGAATTTAAAGAGCAGATCATTGTTTCAACAACTTTTGTTCAAAtcttaaatatgtaattgtattaaatatttgaatgaaaaattttataacttgtAATAATTTATTCGGCTAGAACATGAAAGTGCAACAAGTTTGTTTATTGGATTTGCATATTCTTTTACTATTAATTAGTAAGATGGTAAAgttattagtttaatttaaaaaatcatattaaaagtagtttttttataatacagTTAAGTCATATACTACacatattgaaaatattttaattattttactatgTTCTAGGGCTctagattttatatttatccTCCAGTTACacacaaatatattaataaatttattatttatttatttatttattattatacttttggagataaaattagttaatatagTATActgtattttctaaaaaataagtactcgtcttctttaatttcttctctTACATCTACTgtttcttctttatttcttgtatttttttaatttttttttatattggaaGAGATAGATTAGAGAAGGACAAAAGTTAACGAGAAAAGAGTGATTAGAACAGCAGGGCCCAGGGAAGATAAGAGAAGAAAGAACGGTGTTGACATCAACATTGAAAAGGTAACAATAATATGAATGAACGATAATGATTAAATATACTATCACATCAGTATAACCAAAGCACGTGATTTAACTGAAGTTAAATTATTCCAATTTAATATGAGATTTCGTATTAGAATCTTGATATGAATAATATAAcgttgtattaaatatttaaagaaaacttttaattatttataataattctattttatttaaataaaattaccttTCATAAAATATACTATAATCTAATAAAAAGACTAGTTCTACCTCCGTTCCAACTTTCATGTTTAAAGTAATTTGAGttattatttttggtttattaaattttattttatttcttccttccggtcatttttataattaagaattaatattatttttttaataaaaaaaatttagaataactttttcatcagtttttttatacataaaaatctCTTAATTATGAGTTATTTTTCTTAGTTCAGTAACTAATATTACTATtctagttttcatttaaaaaaattagttaatatcatttaattttgttaatcccactttaaaaaaataaatgtctttCTCAAATCATCTTTTAGTGGAATttgatattaagaaaaaaatgaataaatgaaaatagaatctcaattaaataaaaaataataaaaaatattttaaatacgatctcattaaatataataaaattagttaaaatttacttatatttattatatttatacccGAGAGTTGAgactaaaatatatgaatttttccTAATCACAGTACATAACTATGTCCTACCAGTATTCAAAATCAATATAGCTGGACAGTCTTGGCCTGGCCTTTGTGTCTCTTATATACGTGAAATCTAAACACAAGTTATTTTTCAcccaagaaaaaaatgaaatcattgaTCTATATTCAAAGTGAGTTGAGTTCCTTTACTTGTTGCCCATTTTCCATTTCAAGTAAGTTTGTACAATGTCCAGTCCGCAGAGTTCCTTGACCACAGGCATGGTAGCAGGGACCTTCAACTGAAATGTTGAATCTGGTCCATCTAAGTTGCTCCATGATAGAAGCTGCTTCTTGGCTTCTTTTGCAGCTGCTCTTGTTGCACAGTGAACAGAAGCTGCTAGAAGTAGTGGTGGTTCACCGGAAGCTGcacaaataaatttcaatttctttcattaattCTTGATTTTTGAACCACAATAACTGAAGCTTTCTCAATCTTATTAACAGTCCACAATAACATATATGTTGTAAtagagtttgatttttatacattatacatataaatatttttacactatctattaattaaaagtgatcttatatatgatttttaaagtgattattatgaaaattaataatgttatgATACATGATTTATAAAgtgtattctaattaaattctttgttATAACAGTATTCATATGAAGAAATAGTTCTTGCACTGATAGTAAAAACACAGACATAGtttaatacttataatttagttTTGAGCATTACTATGTCGTACCCTTTGAAGAGAGAACACGTTGTTGGTGGTGTTCACTGTTGAGGATTTGAACATTAAACTTTTGAGGAATAGTGTCCAATGTAGGAATTTTGTAGTTCCATGTACCATCTACCAAGATCAAACCGTCAAGATTTGTTTCATATTCTTCAAGCATGAAAAAACCCAACCCTTGGATAAAAGATCCTTCAATCTGTAAgaagaaattattttgttatcaaAATTGAGTTATTCAGACTTGGTAATTTGACAAGCTGACAACTTCAGGAAAAGGAACCAAAGAACTAAAACAACCCATCACTACTAGTGCAtctcacatttaaaaaaaaaaacgcaagGTGTAAAGTTTGGATTGAAAGGATCAAGATAATAGAAATGATagtaaaaaaacttcgtaccccattgcccagaggctcttcgctatgcgaaggtatgggggagggatgttgtacgcagccttacccttgcatatgcaaagaggctgtttccggatttgaacccatgaccaacaagtcaccaaggcacaactttaccgctgcaccagggctcgccctcataATAGAAATGATAGTAAGAGACCAAAAACATTCTTGGGCCTCAATTAAAAGCTTTAACTTTTTGAGTTGAGTTGGTTCTAAAATGGTATAAAAGTCAGTTTTGACAGAGTTCTTAGTACTCAAATCTTGCTTTATCcattctttattattaaattttcatctAAGTCATGGTGTGCTTGTGCTTTGTCCACCCTTCATGTCCAAAGAGTTTTACATGACCAGCCATGTTCATAAGAACTACCTTCAACTAAAATCTTAAAAAGCCTGTGTTGAGTTCGTCCATGATGCTAGTGCTGAACTTGGAATATATCAGGTGATAAAGTTTTGTTATTGTAAGATATAAACTCAATAATATAAACTATTAGAtcatatttaaatgtttaaaatgtacttgatttttttaaaatagtaatgTACTATTAACTTTTATTCTTGATCTCATGTATAGTTAAATAGTTTCAGTCTTTCAGATTTATAATTTCACCCACATATATATTAGCTTACCTGTCCTAAATCCACAGCTGGGTTGAGACTCTGTCCACAATCATAGATAATATCTGTCTGCAAACATCTGGTTTCTCCAGTCAGAAGATCTATTTCCACCTGAGAAACAGTGTCCATTATTTAGTGTATCATTCATCATAATTTGGTTCAATTGATTCAGTAAGATGGCTTGTGTTGTAAATAGAATTGATTAGCAGAATATTAGTTATTACTTGGCACAAATGGCagaatatttgttattattggcACAGATTTGTTGGCCATTCAAAACAGCAGATCTTATATGATTATGAGATTGTAATTATCTCCTTAATTAGTTATCCCAGCTGTAAGATAGCATTTATTGTAGATTGGTTATTTAATGCACAGACGTAGAAATCAAATTGTATGAGCACTATTTAATGCAGAATTGGATAACACAGTTTTTCATCTGCAACTTTATTAGTCTAATACGTGTGACTATGTCTATATGACATTAAGGCTTAACATTGAAGGGAAGTAAGTTTCAATGAACATGAGACAGTTCCATTTTGATTTGAGATAAACAAACTTACCTCACTTACTGCAGCACCATAATTAATGTACCTAATGGAATTGTTACCGGGTACATAAAATGAAGACGCTGATAAATTCACCGGTTGTGCGTATGCCTGTATGTTGATAAATCGACAGTAATAtagtaattaaatatgtttggttgtgagctaagaaaataagaataaaaaacatataaaaatgtgAGAAGACAACGATGTGTTAAGAGAGAAGGACCACAAATTATTGAGGTGATGATTAAATAGAGCATAAAGTTGCTAACATGTCTTCATTACATTCCACACTTAAAAAGTTTATTACCAGAAAAATTATGCCTCCACTCTATTCCAATAGTTTATTCCCagaaaaattcataattatagGGGAAAATCATGTTCTTATAAATTGTGGGCATTCTAAGTGTCATCTTCCAAATACTACAAGACTTGAGGCAATATATCTCtgcacaaaattataaaaaataagatacacACATCAATgttttaagagtttaatttctatgcattttcaatcaattggAAATCATGGTATGTATGATTTTTAaggaaattattattaaagttgacaaacttatcatatataacaGCTTGTGGTTGAATAACAGTGTAAAAGCTGTTTACAATAtcaataaatacaatatttaatCATGTTTAAAATATAGATTCTACCTGCTGAATAAGCGTCTCCCACTTGACAGAACCCATTTCCTCCTGTAGTTTTTCCTTGAGGGGCTTTAACCTTTCAACCAAGATATCACAGCAAAGCCTAACAGCTTCACAGCTTGACTCTGATGTTGTGCTTCCAGCAGTTAACCCCCCTTGAATCAAGCTCACCGTATCAGTTTGCACAACCCTTACTTTGTCCAAAAGACTATCAATTCTATCACATTGCACTGCACCAAGTGCAAATGCAGCCATCTGCTTCACCTTTGTCCATAGACCCTGACCCAATTCAATTCCTCCAACTTCAACAACAACAGACCCATCTGAAAAAATACTGACTTTTCCTGTAGTAGGTTTTACATTCACCTCATACAACACTGGCACTCGAGAAATCCCCCTTTTTTTCCAAGTGTTAATCCTGTTAAACTCTTTCACCATTTCAACTCTCACTTCATAGTTTGCAGAAACATTTAACTTACTCCATATTAAAGGCATAGTATACTCATGAGGCTCACCAGAAGAGTCCTCGTAGAATGCTTTAAGACTTGTGTATGTGTGAAGATTAATGCTCCTTACAGAATCTACATCAATTGAAAGTGTGGCTGCAACCTTTTCTATTATAGCTTCGGCAATGTATGATCCTTGCGCATCCCCTGGGGCTCTCATTGCAGCTCTACTAGGATGGTTTGTTTTGCATAGTTTTATATCAAAAGAGAGAGCACCCCAATCATACTTTTTAAGTGCACCAATCATGTTGCGTGGTATTATTGGACTAACATCC is a window from the Glycine max cultivar Williams 82 chromosome 2, Glycine_max_v4.0, whole genome shotgun sequence genome containing:
- the LOC102659418 gene encoding indole-3-acetaldehyde oxidase; the encoded protein is MDSIKWETLILQAYMQAVNLSASSFYVPSNDSSSYLNYGAAVSEVEIDLLNGETRFLQTDIIYDCGQSLNPAVDLGQVS